CCATCATCAATAAAAACATGAGAATTACACAAGTGTGGATCATCTGACCCTCGTTATTGGAACCCTCCAAGCAACGACCACATGTTAGACTCACTGTAATTTGTCACATGTTTAAGCAATctcacaaataaaaaaaaaacatcaaattagTCTATCTCTCATTTGTGTGACTCTAAAAATAAACGCAATACATGTATATTCAGGCAATAAGTTCTTGTTATAGAAGAGTACCTTCAATGTCGACACAACCCTAACAATGTATGAAGCCAAGTCAACCTGCATCTTAGAGGAAGAAACCCAAACAAGAGATATTAACAACAACAATAAAGAAAACTAAACCCACTTTACGCTTCGAAATCATCAACTAAATTCATTTTATCCACAGGCAAAAAGCAGAAACAAAAATTAAGCAAATTAAACCTTTAGTAAAATGTAAGGAGGAACAATCGGCTGAGATCTCCATGATGAATCAGAGCACATTGGAGGTTTTAGGGTTTTCGGTGAACTGAAGTTAAAAAAAAACCATAACTTTTTAATAGAGGGCGAGGTAGGGATGGTGATGAGGGTGCGAAAAGTGATTCTCCACCCATTTGGGTATCCATTAGAAAATCTGATAAGAACACTTCCATGTCAAACAGAGAAGGCGATGTGAAATCTTGCACCACAAACTCCTCCGATCAATGGAGAGTAACGAGAGAGGGTGAGGCTGAATTTGAGAGAGAGAACCAAGAAAGATAAGGGcgtgtttgaattttgaattaggATTAGGGTTTTCAAAGACGTGTTTGAAGCGGGAGGATCCAAGGAAGATAAGTGTTTGAATTTGAAATTTCGAAGTGTTTGAAACGTGAGGATACAAAGTTATGTTTAAAACTTTTCATGTTTTAAATAATTACTTTGGGCTTTAATTACTTGTAcactaaggtagtgtttggtatgcaggaatgataGGTGGAATGGAATgcatgattacgagggaatgaagaaaaggatgtttggttggtcaatggaatggaataacccattccaaaaggcattccattccctcaaaatcattccttccacccccatgttttttttccattccatcccctcttgcgctattcatcaacaacaccacaacccaccaccttcgccacaacccaccaccaccgacgccatcaccgccacccgccaccaccttaccccgacagccaccgccgccgccgccacacactcgccaccgttatcacccacagttGCGACCAACCTCcaacgccactcgccgccaccgcCCACCACCATCCTCGACGCCGCCGCCACCGCCCACCACCATCCTCGACGCCGCCGCCAcctctgctgccacccaccaccaacggccaccttgccgccaccaccactcaTCATCATCGCCGCACCGCCactcaccgccaccaccaccacccatcgccgcagccgacacccaccaccgccaccaataGCCACCCACAATCACAATAATTACCACCGACCACCATCACCACTCACCGTTGATTTTATTACCTCCATTTTTcatgcctaccgaacaatacacaataatcattcattccattcacacatggtaaccaaacaagacatggaatggtaatgatccattgcattcccttgtccattccattacctcgtccattccattacttcgtccattccattaccccataccaaacagaccttAAGGCATTATCTTATATTTAATTCATATGTCAATAATATTGACCAAGATAAACaccgaaacgtcgacaaaaatgtgtaggtcgccatgctatctttggattttttaaacagtatagtttataagataagtcaagaatacgtaaaaaaattataagtttgttgtggaagggtgaattgtaactaattatcaataattttgttaaaacctcagggatttaagtgtaataagctTAGGGActaacaaataaataatgtttaaaagaccaaactaccctcattttaagggtctttctataaataaaggggggggggaagttcttattttttgggtatcttaaaatacccctcccttatgcattataatatagtatagattatacaagatttatttgtttttattactTTACGGAGACATAGATGGATAATAATGTTGTTTAGTAATTCATTTCTATAATCAGTTGTTATTTTATTCTTTAATCATTTGTAAACTAAGGCATCAATCCGTGCGTCtatattgaacaagacaactatcgaaaTGTGTAGGTCATCAAGTTgtctttggatttttttaaaacattatagtttataagatatgacgAGAATACAtaaaagaattataagtttgttgtggatgggggaaaagtgtaactaattatctataattttgttaaaactcaaggatttaagtgtagagtaaattacaagttttgtcctttatgtttgtaaaaaattgcaggcggtgtcctttacctttaaatttgacgagttttgtccttaacgtttcaaaatcttgcacgttatgtcctttagcactaacctagTTAGAATTTTCTATTAAGTTATGACACATGCTTAGCACACGAGGGTAGAACAGTCATTTCCCCTTCCCACTTTTGTTTCCCCCTTTTAAAACCCTAATAACACCCCAattcatcaatcatcacagattCATCCTTTGCTTTCATCCTTTGCTTTCACCACAGTACTAACCGACTACGGCGGTTACAGCGAGAACCATAACCTCAGCAATGGCCTCAACTTCTGAAAAATCGCCACCACTTCTCCGCCGTGAAGCCacttcctcctcctccgccacCGCCGATGTTGTCTAGGATTGGACCACCGATCCGTCCTTCAGCGATCAGACTCGCCACCGCGGTACTGTTGCTTCCATCGATAACTCTACTCGTCCTGTCGTTACTCAAATTCCGCTGCTTCCACTTGTTAGGTTATTAAGTTACCGTATAGTTGTTAGGTTTTGATTTGTGATGAAGTGTGTTAATCTTATGCTTATAGATTCGTATGCTGTTGTTGATGTTAAAAGTTAGGATTCTAGATACAGATTGGCGGTTTGTGGTTATGTAATTGACGTCATAGATTTGTTTGACCTTAACCACATGATACAGTAAATTTGACTATTGTTTTCATTACTCATTTTTATCACAATTTGACATTTTGACTTGATTAGTTTTAGCTTGTTAAAAGATTAGTAATGATCTCCGATTTGTTCATGAGAATTTGGTTATTAATTGACCAGGATGTGGGGTTAGCAGGTGCAGGTGGGGTTAGCAGGTGCAGGTGGTGGTGGATCTAGATGAGAGCAGATGGTTAACAAGAGGTGGTGGGAGCGGGTGGGGTTGGTGGTagtggttggtggtggtggtggttgatggtggcGGTAGAGAACTGATGTGTGGGAGAGACCGGTGGactggtgggggggggggggggttggagtGATAGAGAAACGTGGAAAGAGAGATTAACTTATAATATTTAATTTTGATATATTTTATTTAACTGTTTTTAAATAATCAGGTAAaaggactaaaatacccttatgttatctgatttaacaaaaaaaatctaactaggttagtgttaaaggacataacgtgtagaATTTtaaaacgttaaggacaaaactcgtcaaatttaaagataaaggacaccgtctgtaatttgatacaaacataaaggacaaaacttgtaatttactcttaagtgtaataagtttagaggttaaaaaataaatagtgtttaaaagaccaaattaccctcattttaggggtctgtCTATAAATAAAAGGGGAAAGAAGTTCTTAACTTTTGGAAAtccctccctcatgcattataatatagtatagataaatgTAAATTTTAATTGTTGGGACCATTTTTTCATGGCATGGGGGCCACACAAGCTAGGCGCGGTGTTTCCCGCGTGATCACATAGCCAAGTAGGGCCACACACCCTTGCAGAAGACGTGTCTAAAGGTGTTTCTAATGATAGAGagaaatgtaatgttttataatGATGGGTGAAAATCTGATATGACAATCGATTGGATGCGATGGTAATGGATGTTTTTAGGCTAAACAAAACACATATTTCATGTTAAATTCATATGATGTTTCTGTATCATGTCGATAGTTCACTGACCTAGTTAAGTGTTAGAAACAGATGTCTTAACACGGAAGTAACAAAAGAAGTCAATGTAAATTTAGAAAGAATAaaattagaaagaaaaaaaaatccatGTGAGGGTCAAATTAACATAGGCAAAAGGATATAATGGTAACCCACATTTTGTAGGTTCATGAATCAATTGATATTATGTTTGTTATAATTGGTCCCACAACTGCTAAAATGGTGAAGATGGTAACTTTTGATTGGATAAAAAATGTCTAATAAGTTGAAGGGCTTCTTTCGGTTTGAAAGTAGGTACTTGATGTCCCGCTCCCCTTATTGTTACAAACATCAATCCATCGTATGTCATCGTCCATCCACCAACCTATTGTCCAAAAAATAACATAAATATTTACAATTATTTACATTAGATTCAACCATCTTGTTAAAGTGTTAAACTATAGGAAACGATAACATTATATCCTCATATTACTAAAAAGTTTGACGGGTTTGAGAGTCAATAGACCTTTGGACCGCCACTATAATTCTGCCCATTAAGAAACAACGCTATTATTCATACTTAATTACAATTTGTTATAAAGATTATCATATCTCGAATGAGTTGGATAAGGGTTAAAACGAGTATTTTAGTTTCCACCGAAAAAACAAACCAATTGGGTTTGTGTAGAAAACAtgatgatataaatgatgttattaCAATGTATTTTATTGTAATAATTTTATCTTAGTAAATTGTAAATATTATACACAACCTTTTTACATGATAGATTGTTAAagataaaaatatatgtataggTATTTGAGttaatttcatatattttatgtttttagcttgttaaagataaaaaaaaaatatatgtataaataGGATTAACTCATTATTTAAGATCTCAATTACCTGACTTCTAGTGTACCATGGAGACCAGTCTTCAACTATGTTCAATCCAAGTTTTCTCAACGAGAGTCTTGTAGAGGTAACCGGAATCCTTCCATCGGTATCTCCGCTGAAAACCCAAACACGAATGCCGCCGGCAACAAGTTTTTTGATGACCGGAAGTATAGAATCCGGAGCATCGTTCCAATACGCTATAGCGTCACTGTTTAAGTACATAACTCGTCAATTATACGataacaaacaataaaaaaaattatccAGCCAAATGTGTCCAATGAATAGTTAGTTACCTACAATGTGCCCACGGGTATGGAATTTTCGTGGTATTAGCGTGGAGCGCGGCTTGAACATTTGGCTTGTTCATATACGAGTCGGTATATTGTGATTGACACGGGTCATATCCCGTTGGTTTAACGTGCCAAGCTTTCTGTAGTGAATAAGAGAGTATTAGTTTTGAATACTTAAAACATCATGAAATTACTTTATAATCTCTTAACATATAGTAGGGATGTTCATAAACCGTTGAGACGAGTAAAAAACTCAAACCGAAATAAATGGACAAGTTAAAGGTTTATACAGGTTTTTTCATAGTTTAAAACTTGGAATTGGTTGTGTAAAGTGGACCAATTGTTTACTTCATATTTCTTTTATGTTTTCATTTTTAGAATATATAGCTAATGTATAATATTGATGAGCCAATGCCAATATGAACTAGCAATTTGGAAAAATATGTTTTAGACAGCCAAATCGAACTAACAATTTGGAAAAATATGTTTTAGACAGCCAAACCAAGCCATTTTGGCCGGTCCAACTGACCCAACCAACGTTGTTGTTTTGGTTGATACGGCCTACCCAACTCGAgcagtttgttttttttaaaccgTAACAAATGACTTTgcccaatttttttattttaaaactgaCTGAACCTGACAGTGAATACGAGTATAATCTGAATGAACAAGTACTAACGTTCTTGGATAATGTGTGAGGGGAAACTTTGCCACGCATATGTGTACGCCGAGTGGAATTGGGGGTAGTATCGACACACGAGGGTGCATACAAGCTATACATATCGATGATTTTGTAAACATCAAAGTAATCATTCAGTGCTGCATCACACGCATTTGATGAGTTCGAGTCACTAAAGTTGCATTTGCTCTTGACACCATTATACACGCGATCTGATATAACGGCGTGATCCCAAGCATAATCTATCATTCCGGTCTGATCAGTTGCATCATCCAACAACGCGTTTCCAATCTACATATTGACATTCAAGTATGCACGTTAAAATTATTTTGACAAGTTAAGCTAGTACATGTTTAGAAATAAGGTTATGCTTACCATAATTCCCTTAAAATTTATTCTATCTTCGTCGGCAATGGTCTTGTTTTTATCGAATATAAGATCGGCTAGTTGAGGAACATAGTGCCCTACGAATTCATGTGTTGAAGAATTGGCCATGATTGTCAAATGTGATATAGACTATACTTGTTTTCATTTCTAGTGTTCATACTCTATATATTATTATTGGTTTTGAAATGAACGATCTATATGTATGTATTACCTGCATAGCTTTCACCAGCAATGTAGAATTCATGGGACTTGTATTGTGGAAATCTCCTGAACCACCTTAGTAGAAACGTGTATGAGTCCCGGGCTGTCAATCATTAGTTAGAGTTCAATGCCATATGTAATTGtttgtgtatgtatatgtgtgtgaggCATATATAGCGAAACCATAATGAAAGACTCAAGAATTTTTTAATAGGGTCATTCTTCGTAGATGTTCGGTGAATTGAAGTTATTTGGTAGTCAGAAATATTAATAACACATGATATTAGACActgtataataaaaaaataaaaaaatgtattgTTCCGTGAGTCGTGACACAAGTGTTTAGTACGTGGGTCCTCCCAAGTATATAGTAAATCATGAACTAGAACTTTATAATTGTGTCTTTTACAACATAAACTTTTCATTATCGTCTCAAGTACTTTTTCAACAACAGTTTGGGAAATTAAACTACGGTAAAATAACAACATTAGAAATTTAGATACCACCATTAATAGAAAATTTTGTTGGTCGGAGGTCAATGCACTTAATGACCCCTCTAGTTCCACCTATACAAGTATACAATACGTATGTAGACCGTAGAATATACCTGTAATTTTGTCACCGAGCTGCTTTAAATCGTTGCTTGTGTTGGTGTAAGAGAATCCGACGCCAACCGGAGACTCGAGAAATAACAAATTGGCAGCTATAACATAAGAAAAGTGAAATGCTTTTTATCATATATTTTTGTCAAACTATATGTGATTTATAAAATATAGACATAACTCCTAATTATATATTTATCAACTATGATAGCACtaacatttatatttatgttACCTCTATTCCATGCATAACCATTTAAACGgagttttgatgtgcccttctGAGCTACAAACGGTCCCAACTCTTCCATCCCGCCATATCCAATAGAAGAACATCCTGGACCTGTATTATATAAGTTAAAAAGTTTAAATTCAATATTAGTATTTTTTATAACAgtatttataaacaaaaaagCAAATGGTAGTAGACGTTGTGACAAACATCATTCTAACTTTTTTTTTGGtattttgtgggttttttttttttctgaaaatccTGTTGTTTTTAGTGTTTTATTTCTCGGGTTTTTATTGGTTTTCTTAAGGTTTACAGGTTTTTACTAATTTGCTAAGAATATTCACATTCACAACTTAACCCAATCTAACCCAACTTTTCAATAAGAtgctaatttctctttttctcttCCACTTACACAACCCAACTCGACCTTTCACATCCGTTAGCAACCCAATCTAAACATTTTTCTAATGAGTAAATTGACAATTTTAGTCTAAATAATTTTTTtcttgctattttagtccaaatagttttgttttctacCATTTTAATCCCTAACTTTTGtcattttttgttattttcattgaccaccaccaccaccacctcccaccactCACCCCATCACAACCTTCTATCATCGCCACCACTTACagtttataaaaattataaactGTATTTTTAAAGTTATACTTCCCTACTAAAAATACAGTttaaaagtgtgtgtgtgtgtgtgtggggggggggggggatattgcacggtcctcccaaccgctggagtaatcccactccacaagctagcTTAGCCCCATAGCTGTCTGGCGGTTAATACCCAACCGAAAGCGAAAGCCTGGACTTTTTGCACCTGCCAGGATTCGAACTCGGGTCCTCTGAGAAGAGGTGGTGAGGCTGGCCACTGAGACACCCCAAGTGGTTAAAATACAGTTTAAAAGTGTATAATCAAACCTTTTATTATACTCCCCCTTGAAGAAAAAGTTAGGATTTTTAAACTGTGTTTTTAAAGTTATAGATTATGAGATTATcagttatgaaaaaaaaaattaactgcgAAACCAAGttaaaggaaagaaaaagaaaataaaagaataACCAATCTTTGAGTGACATGTGGCATAAGAAACGGTTGCCACCCTTGAACGTTTTGCGTCATGTGGCATCCCAatcagcaatggggcattatggacgttttctaaaatgggtgtagtggggatgttgAACATTATGGTAAAAGATGTttaatagaattaaataaaaaaaactatcaaAAAATGTTATTGGACAAAAAACGATCAAAAAAGGGTGATTGGTCAACACACAAGGAGCTTGGGCGTGAAAAAAAACAACGCAAAACCAAATTTTGTTGTAAAAAACGCCAAGAGGTGGAAGTTGGACGTTGTAGGGCGTTTTTTAGAGGAAAAACGCTTAAAAGACCTCTCACTATGCATTGTCTAAGGTTATGGTGGAAACCCGgttgaagaaaaatatatattctttttttagTTCTCAAAAATGGTGACCC
The sequence above is drawn from the Helianthus annuus cultivar XRQ/B chromosome 12, HanXRQr2.0-SUNRISE, whole genome shotgun sequence genome and encodes:
- the LOC110894627 gene encoding serine carboxypeptidase-like 34, producing MNTSRTCSFLLIISTAILRWSVAVSGQQAPTSRALLEQNADRVTRLPGQPMVSFKQYAGYVTVNESHGRALFYWFFEAEESPEKKPLLLWLNGGPGCSSIGYGGMEELGPFVAQKGTSKLRLNGYAWNRAANLLFLESPVGVGFSYTNTSNDLKQLGDKITARDSYTFLLRWFRRFPQYKSHEFYIAGESYAGHYVPQLADLIFDKNKTIADEDRINFKGIMIGNALLDDATDQTGMIDYAWDHAVISDRVYNGVKSKCNFSDSNSSNACDAALNDYFDVYKIIDMYSLYAPSCVDTTPNSTRRTHMRGKVSPHTLSKNKAWHVKPTGYDPCQSQYTDSYMNKPNVQAALHANTTKIPYPWAHCSDAIAYWNDAPDSILPVIKKLVAGGIRVWVFSGDTDGRIPVTSTRLSLRKLGLNIVEDWSPWYTRSQVGGWTMTYDGLMFVTIRGAGHQVPTFKPKEALQLIRHFLSNQKLPSSPF